A single window of Candidatus Rhabdochlamydia oedothoracis DNA harbors:
- a CDS encoding type II secretion system protein, translating to MKKKQALTLLEIMIVIVLIGLIGSVLGFSMKGSLDKGKVFKTERAIQLIEDTLMLEVAKGASITDVVENAETYLKDSGMVKNAANILKDGWGMPFVIEKKDDQIVVTSKRLTELQAPNDSIQASQE from the coding sequence ATGAAAAAAAAACAAGCACTCACTTTATTAGAGATTATGATTGTCATCGTCTTAATCGGTCTCATTGGCAGTGTTCTTGGATTTAGCATGAAAGGAAGTCTTGATAAAGGAAAGGTATTTAAAACCGAGCGGGCTATACAGCTTATTGAAGATACCCTCATGTTAGAAGTGGCCAAAGGAGCTTCTATTACAGATGTAGTTGAAAATGCAGAAACCTATCTGAAAGATTCAGGTATGGTAAAAAATGCAGCGAATATCTTAAAAGATGGATGGGGGATGCCCTTTGTCATTGAAAAAAAAGATGATCAAATTGTCGTGACTTCAAAGCGCTTAACAGAGCTGCAGGCGCCCAATGATTCCATTCAAGCGTCCCAAGAATAG
- a CDS encoding YbhB/YbcL family Raf kinase inhibitor-like protein, with the protein MQLLSPAFNHMESIPLEYSCNGNDINPELIIKEVPSQAKSLVLIMDDPDVPPSIRKDCMWDHWVVFNIPPTTTHIPKDGVPQGIIGKNTGGTLCYQGPCPPDREHRYFFKLYALDCELDLAEGASKSQVEQAMQGHIIAQAELVGKYKQYIDN; encoded by the coding sequence ATGCAATTACTCTCTCCCGCCTTTAATCATATGGAATCGATTCCTCTAGAATATAGCTGCAATGGCAACGACATAAATCCAGAGTTGATCATAAAAGAGGTCCCTTCTCAGGCAAAAAGTCTTGTATTAATCATGGATGATCCAGATGTTCCCCCATCTATTCGCAAAGATTGTATGTGGGACCACTGGGTTGTATTTAATATTCCTCCAACCACTACGCATATTCCCAAAGATGGTGTGCCTCAAGGGATTATCGGTAAAAATACAGGTGGAACGCTTTGCTATCAGGGACCTTGCCCTCCTGATCGAGAGCATCGCTATTTTTTTAAGCTGTATGCCCTTGATTGTGAGCTAGATCTAGCTGAAGGAGCCAGTAAAAGCCAAGTAGAGCAGGCTATGCAAGGACATATTATTGCGCAAGCAGAATTAGTTGGTAAATATAAGCAATATATTGACAACTAA
- a CDS encoding 3-oxoacyl-[acyl-carrier-protein] synthase III C-terminal domain-containing protein: protein MLTLSQFEIIRPAYESSQEETLSWLIQAHTQSEAYTQGKKAEQIQPFTLNLKQKLDHVACKPNRIAKRGHILSDFLHTEWEKMKVYRLEESSFGVDLTTRSKIFSDQVEAAFEQFYPKSAISPNHLIHVTCTGYVSPSGGQKMVSQRDWGEKTIVSHVYHMGCSASIPALRLAQGALQAESCIDIVHTEICSLHTNPSLHELNQLVSQSLFADGFIKYRVQASCSSEHFQLYILHEELVSNSFNAMHWKMENWGFALSLSQEIPALIAQSIYPYLVRMSQKSGFTIEYILENALFAIHPGGPKIVQSIQAVLGLSFAQVSHSKFILQQFGNMSSATLPHVWKEILKDPKVISGSLIVSLAFGPGLTICGSIMEKRSPCG, encoded by the coding sequence ATGTTAACTTTAAGCCAATTTGAAATCATTCGTCCTGCTTACGAAAGCTCCCAAGAAGAAACATTGAGTTGGCTCATTCAAGCGCATACGCAATCAGAAGCTTACACACAAGGAAAAAAGGCAGAACAAATTCAACCTTTTACACTTAATCTCAAACAAAAACTGGATCACGTTGCCTGTAAACCGAATCGAATTGCAAAAAGAGGGCATATTTTAAGCGATTTTTTACATACAGAGTGGGAAAAAATGAAGGTTTATCGTTTGGAAGAATCTTCCTTTGGAGTGGATTTAACAACCCGTTCTAAAATTTTTTCCGATCAGGTGGAAGCTGCATTTGAACAGTTTTATCCCAAATCTGCCATTTCTCCAAATCACTTAATCCATGTAACTTGCACTGGGTACGTTTCTCCTAGCGGTGGACAAAAAATGGTTTCCCAAAGAGATTGGGGAGAGAAAACCATTGTTTCGCATGTTTATCACATGGGGTGTTCTGCTTCTATCCCAGCCTTAAGATTAGCTCAAGGAGCTTTGCAAGCAGAAAGTTGTATCGATATCGTTCATACAGAGATTTGTTCTTTGCACACAAATCCTTCTTTGCATGAATTAAATCAATTGGTTTCTCAATCGTTGTTTGCAGATGGATTTATAAAATATCGAGTTCAAGCCAGTTGTTCCTCTGAGCATTTTCAACTCTATATTCTTCATGAAGAACTGGTTTCTAATTCCTTTAATGCTATGCACTGGAAAATGGAAAACTGGGGATTTGCTCTTTCTCTATCTCAAGAAATACCCGCTTTAATTGCTCAGTCTATTTATCCTTACTTGGTTCGTATGAGTCAAAAATCGGGATTTACTATCGAATATATCTTAGAAAATGCGCTTTTTGCTATTCACCCAGGAGGGCCTAAAATCGTTCAATCTATTCAAGCTGTGTTAGGTTTAAGTTTTGCTCAAGTATCTCATAGTAAATTCATCTTGCAACAGTTTGGCAATATGTCTTCTGCTACTTTGCCACATGTGTGGAAAGAAATTTTAAAAGATCCAAAAGTTATATCAGGATCTCTTATTGTAAGTTTGGCTTTTGGCCCAGGTCTTACGATTTGTGGATCTATAATGGAAAAGAGGTCACCATGTGGGTAG
- the ubiG gene encoding bifunctional 2-polyprenyl-6-hydroxyphenol methylase/3-demethylubiquinol 3-O-methyltransferase UbiG: MERKMRRKRIINNSFYKDHPVALLRAENVLRKNWIASQIASHQSILDIGCGTGFLANFLAEKGHTVTGIDLSETSLEVARLHDQTNSVEYIKASAYHLPFEKTKFDVVCATDILEHLEYPERLIQEASRVLRPKGRFFFHTFNRTLASYIIVIKGVDWFVRNAPQNMHIYSLFIKPKELQKMCYSNGFNVENLKGFRPKILTKSFFRLLLTKKISSDFSFCFSSSLKTGYCGVAQKVHSRACYEKI; encoded by the coding sequence TTGGAAAGAAAAATGCGTAGAAAAAGAATAATTAATAACTCCTTTTATAAGGATCATCCCGTTGCTTTGTTAAGGGCGGAAAACGTACTTCGAAAGAATTGGATAGCTTCTCAAATAGCTTCTCACCAAAGTATTTTAGACATTGGTTGCGGTACAGGTTTTCTTGCAAATTTTTTGGCTGAAAAAGGACATACAGTAACAGGAATAGATCTTTCAGAAACAAGTTTAGAAGTGGCGCGTTTACACGATCAAACCAATTCAGTAGAATATATTAAAGCCAGCGCCTATCATCTTCCTTTTGAAAAAACAAAATTTGATGTTGTATGCGCAACAGATATTTTAGAGCATCTAGAATATCCAGAGCGGTTGATTCAAGAGGCTTCTAGAGTGCTTCGTCCCAAGGGACGCTTCTTTTTTCATACCTTTAATCGCACCCTAGCTAGTTACATTATTGTGATTAAAGGAGTAGATTGGTTTGTTCGAAATGCTCCCCAAAATATGCATATCTACTCTTTGTTTATTAAGCCAAAGGAATTGCAGAAAATGTGTTATTCAAATGGTTTTAATGTAGAAAACTTAAAAGGATTTCGCCCTAAAATTTTGACCAAAAGTTTTTTTCGCCTTTTATTGACTAAAAAAATTTCTAGCGATTTCTCTTTCTGTTTTTCTTCTTCTCTCAAAACAGGTTACTGTGGGGTTGCGCAAAAAGTTCACTCTCGTGCTTGTTATGAAAAAATTTAA
- a CDS encoding UDP-N-acetylglucosamine diphosphorylase, with amino-acid sequence MESLSLFCLDAYEHRSLFDGLEYPWEALERLSTYLLEQKLGKIEIHISSGVLLTDPDKISIGSGTIVEPGAYIQGPCVIGRDCQIRQGAYIRGNVLITDQCVIGHGSEIKHSVFFNKAAAPHFNYVGDSILGNGVNLGAGVKCANYRLDHQCISVYWGQQKIKTRLKKLGACIGDNSQIGCNTVINPGTCIGKDVICHPNMTLQRYVPQRSLVKFSSHVIVESL; translated from the coding sequence ATGGAAAGTCTTTCTCTATTTTGTCTAGATGCCTATGAACATAGAAGTTTGTTTGACGGCCTGGAATATCCCTGGGAAGCACTAGAGCGGCTCTCGACCTATCTTTTAGAGCAAAAGTTAGGAAAAATTGAAATACACATCTCTTCTGGTGTGTTGCTTACAGATCCTGATAAAATTTCTATTGGCTCTGGAACAATCGTTGAACCAGGTGCTTACATTCAAGGTCCTTGTGTCATTGGCCGGGATTGTCAGATCCGCCAAGGGGCTTATATTCGAGGAAATGTGTTAATTACAGATCAATGTGTAATTGGTCATGGCTCTGAAATAAAGCATTCTGTTTTTTTTAATAAAGCAGCAGCCCCTCATTTTAATTATGTAGGAGACTCTATTTTAGGTAACGGCGTCAATCTTGGCGCAGGGGTGAAATGCGCAAATTATCGATTAGATCATCAATGCATTTCTGTTTATTGGGGTCAGCAAAAAATAAAAACTAGACTAAAAAAACTGGGTGCATGCATAGGAGATAATTCTCAAATTGGATGCAATACCGTAATCAATCCCGGCACCTGTATCGGCAAAGATGTGATCTGCCACCCAAATATGACCTTGCAGAGGTATGTTCCACAAAGAAGCCTTGTAAAATTCTCCTCACATGTGATAGTAGAATCTCTATGA
- a CDS encoding polyprenyl synthetase family protein, with amino-acid sequence MTTLKNQLSFSSYLEKVDQKITQSLLGFGEKTKLRDACEYALMSGGKRFRPLIVILVAEALNNQLDVSDAALAVEFFHTASLIVDDLPCMDDDDQRRDKPSTHKIYGESTALLASYSLMTAGFGKIHQNAEILKKSPSPFSASSDVICALALSIATQCSGILGATGGQFFDLFPPDHSLETAQRIISQKTGTLFEIAFAFGWLFGGGNRKQLELVKKLAHHFGFAFQIADDLHDIKQDEQENLKLSIAHMLGPEKALEYFQNELSSCCEHLKKLGLFTPYFKKIIDMLSHYARFEK; translated from the coding sequence ATGACAACCTTAAAGAACCAACTTTCTTTTTCTTCGTATTTAGAAAAAGTGGATCAAAAAATTACCCAAAGCCTTCTTGGTTTTGGAGAAAAAACCAAATTGCGCGATGCTTGCGAATACGCTTTGATGAGCGGTGGCAAGCGTTTTCGCCCTTTAATCGTTATATTGGTTGCAGAAGCGCTAAACAACCAGCTAGACGTTTCAGATGCAGCCCTAGCCGTAGAATTTTTTCATACAGCTTCTTTAATTGTCGATGATCTTCCTTGCATGGATGATGATGATCAAAGACGCGATAAACCCTCTACTCATAAAATCTATGGAGAATCAACGGCTCTTTTAGCTAGTTATTCTTTAATGACAGCTGGATTTGGCAAGATTCATCAAAACGCGGAAATTCTAAAAAAATCCCCCTCTCCTTTTTCTGCCTCGAGCGATGTCATTTGTGCGTTAGCCCTTTCCATAGCAACCCAATGCTCTGGGATTTTAGGTGCTACAGGAGGACAGTTTTTTGATCTTTTTCCCCCAGACCATTCTTTAGAAACCGCACAAAGAATTATCTCTCAAAAAACAGGAACCCTTTTTGAAATCGCTTTTGCTTTCGGTTGGCTTTTTGGAGGGGGGAATAGAAAACAACTTGAGTTAGTTAAAAAATTAGCACATCACTTTGGTTTTGCTTTTCAAATTGCAGACGATCTTCATGATATCAAACAAGATGAGCAAGAAAACCTTAAACTCAGCATAGCCCATATGCTAGGTCCTGAAAAAGCACTAGAATATTTCCAAAATGAGTTATCTAGCTGCTGTGAACACTTAAAGAAGCTGGGTCTTTTTACCCCTTATTTTAAAAAAATTATCGATATGCTTTCTCATTACGCAAGATTTGAGAAATAA
- a CDS encoding IS630 family transposase, whose translation MKKLIPSQRADLEHKLKHPKDYSERNRLCVILGYDEGISTKNLAKTLRISPITVQKYLREYDSENKTGSSPRGGSKSKLSQDQKESLLKHLHEKTYLKVKGIIAYVHEQYGIKYSRSGMTDWLIQHGFVYKRPKKIPGKLDPEKQRIFIEQYRALKETLNPDEEIYFIDAVHPEHQSQAVCGWIKKGVQKTLQTSGKQLRLHFAGALCLTGMKIFTEEYKTVDADAMLDFFKKLEKQTEARIIHVILDNARSNKNKKLEEFLMSSRIKVHYLPPYSPNLNPIERLWKILKEKKVYNRYYETSVTFFQAIRGFFLEEIPKITDILKCRINDKFQVVDLNPIKLAV comes from the coding sequence ATGAAAAAACTGATCCCTAGCCAGAGAGCTGACTTAGAACACAAGTTAAAGCATCCAAAAGACTATTCTGAACGGAATAGGCTTTGTGTAATTTTGGGCTATGATGAGGGTATCTCAACAAAAAATCTTGCTAAAACACTCCGGATAAGCCCTATCACTGTTCAGAAATACCTCAGAGAATATGATTCCGAAAATAAAACTGGAAGTAGCCCTCGAGGCGGTAGCAAATCAAAACTTTCACAAGACCAAAAAGAGTCTCTACTAAAACACCTACATGAAAAGACCTATCTTAAAGTCAAAGGGATCATAGCTTATGTGCATGAGCAATATGGGATAAAATATTCCCGAAGTGGCATGACAGATTGGCTCATACAGCACGGATTTGTTTATAAACGTCCTAAAAAGATTCCTGGGAAATTAGATCCTGAAAAACAACGAATTTTCATAGAACAATATAGGGCTTTAAAGGAGACCTTAAACCCTGATGAAGAGATCTATTTCATAGATGCTGTGCATCCTGAACATCAGTCCCAAGCCGTATGTGGATGGATCAAAAAAGGCGTTCAAAAGACTTTGCAGACATCCGGGAAACAATTGCGATTGCATTTTGCTGGAGCTCTTTGCCTGACAGGAATGAAGATTTTTACAGAGGAATATAAGACAGTTGATGCCGATGCAATGCTCGATTTTTTCAAGAAGCTAGAAAAACAGACAGAGGCTCGAATTATTCATGTAATTTTGGATAATGCAAGATCAAACAAAAATAAGAAACTAGAAGAGTTTCTGATGTCTTCTAGGATTAAAGTGCACTATCTCCCTCCTTATTCGCCGAATTTGAATCCTATTGAACGCTTGTGGAAGATCTTAAAGGAAAAGAAGGTATACAATCGATATTACGAAACGTCGGTGACTTTTTTTCAGGCAATTAGAGGATTCTTCTTAGAAGAGATACCGAAAATAACAGATATTTTGAAATGTAGGATAAACGACAAGTTTCAAGTCGTTGACTTAAATCCCATTAAGCTAGCCGTTTGA